The following proteins come from a genomic window of Sorex araneus isolate mSorAra2 chromosome 1, mSorAra2.pri, whole genome shotgun sequence:
- the TMEM140 gene encoding transmembrane protein 140 isoform X1 — protein MRLAGAPALSLRRRETMAIRQLRRGHHLLFVAILALALVVIFLLFYALLWQAGNLTDLPSLRIGFYNFCLWNEQADSLQCFQFPELEALGVPRLGLGLARLGVYGALVLTLFVPLPLLLAWCHRNEGEWQLAVGFLTVASVLLASGLGLFFTCVWRWVQLSLLGPGFLALGLAQAFLLLLLMATVTFLPRAEKGHRPLESC, from the exons ATGCGTCTTGCTGGGGCTCCTGCTCT CTCCCTGCGCCGGCGGGAGACCATGGCCATCCGCCAGCTCCGGCGCGGCCACCACCTGCTGTTCGTGGCCATCCTGGCGCTGGCCTTGGTGGTCATCTTCCTGCTGTTCTACGCGCTGCTCTGGCAGGCCGGCAACCTCACGGACCTGCCCAGCCTGAGGATCGGCTTCTACAACTTCTGCCTGTGGAACGAGCAGGCCGACTCCCTGCAGTGCTTCCAGTTCCCTGAGCTGGAGGCCCTGGGCGTGCcccgcctgggcctgggcctggcccgcCTGGGCGTCTACGGGGCCCTGGTGCTCACCCTCTTCGTCCCCCTGCCGCTGCTGCTGGCCTGGTGCCACCGGAACGAGGGCGAGTGGCAGCTGGCCGTGGGCTTCCTGACCGTGGCCTCGGTGCTGCTGGCCAGCGGCCTGGGTCTCTTCTTCACCTGCGTGTGGCGCTGGGTGCAGCTGTCCCTCCTGGGCCCCGGCTTCCTGGCGCTGGGCCTCGCCcaggccttcctcctcctcctgctgatGGCCACGGTCACCTTCCTGCCCAGGGCGGAGAAAGGCCACAGGCCGCTGGAGAGCTGCTAG
- the TMEM140 gene encoding transmembrane protein 140 isoform X2, giving the protein MFILLISLRRRETMAIRQLRRGHHLLFVAILALALVVIFLLFYALLWQAGNLTDLPSLRIGFYNFCLWNEQADSLQCFQFPELEALGVPRLGLGLARLGVYGALVLTLFVPLPLLLAWCHRNEGEWQLAVGFLTVASVLLASGLGLFFTCVWRWVQLSLLGPGFLALGLAQAFLLLLLMATVTFLPRAEKGHRPLESC; this is encoded by the exons ATGTTTATTCTGTTGAT CTCCCTGCGCCGGCGGGAGACCATGGCCATCCGCCAGCTCCGGCGCGGCCACCACCTGCTGTTCGTGGCCATCCTGGCGCTGGCCTTGGTGGTCATCTTCCTGCTGTTCTACGCGCTGCTCTGGCAGGCCGGCAACCTCACGGACCTGCCCAGCCTGAGGATCGGCTTCTACAACTTCTGCCTGTGGAACGAGCAGGCCGACTCCCTGCAGTGCTTCCAGTTCCCTGAGCTGGAGGCCCTGGGCGTGCcccgcctgggcctgggcctggcccgcCTGGGCGTCTACGGGGCCCTGGTGCTCACCCTCTTCGTCCCCCTGCCGCTGCTGCTGGCCTGGTGCCACCGGAACGAGGGCGAGTGGCAGCTGGCCGTGGGCTTCCTGACCGTGGCCTCGGTGCTGCTGGCCAGCGGCCTGGGTCTCTTCTTCACCTGCGTGTGGCGCTGGGTGCAGCTGTCCCTCCTGGGCCCCGGCTTCCTGGCGCTGGGCCTCGCCcaggccttcctcctcctcctgctgatGGCCACGGTCACCTTCCTGCCCAGGGCGGAGAAAGGCCACAGGCCGCTGGAGAGCTGCTAG
- the CYREN gene encoding cell cycle regulator of non-homologous end joining isoform X2: METSESDPKRRVLPLWMTAQGGPPLAKKPKKRKAVTPASMARRPARRTVYCMSEAELVDVALGVLLEGWQQEAAPGPPGLEEADKPELDPIRSASSSPGSRIGEEDDDDSDSDNDDTTTTTTTGKDAPPPGRSGRPPGAPGGAESPHEGSGEEDDALKYVREIFFR; encoded by the exons ATGGAGACCTCCGAGTCTGACCCTAAAAGGAGGGTCCTTCCGCTCTGGATGACAGCGCAGGGGGGCCCCCCGCTGGCCAAGAAGCCCAAGAAGAGGAAGGCAGTGACGCCAGCCTCAATGGCCAG ACGCCCCGCCAGGAGGACGGTGTACTGCATGAGTGAGGCGGAGCTGGTGGAcgtggccctgggggtcctgcTGGAG GGGTGGCAGCAGGAAGCGGCCCCAGGACCACCGGGCCTGGAGGAGGCTGATAAGCCCGAGCTGGACCCCATCCGCTCTGCGTCCTCGTCCCCCGGGAGCAGAATCGGCGAGGAGGATGacgatgacagcgacagtgacaacgacgacaccaccaccaccaccaccaccgggaaggatgccccgcccccaggccgcaGCGGACGGCCTCCGGGGGCGCCTGGGGGTGCTGAGTCCCCCCATGAGGGAAGTGGCGAGGAAGATGACGCCCTGAAATACGTCAGGGAGATCTTCTTCCGCTGA